One genomic region from Antedon mediterranea chromosome 3, ecAntMedi1.1, whole genome shotgun sequence encodes:
- the LOC140044381 gene encoding centromere/kinetochore protein zw10 homolog, with translation MASLVTEVLAHSGSLEKDDLGTRLRKLSGSVDEIKAEVYDTVKKKYMEFQPSLDKTVELESRVDEMSNELNNLNDQIQNEIKVDLDMSTSDLQDITASHSKTKAKIQVLYTLCQIHEGLQSFKHSVSSQDYINAADSLGKLRSRGLTT, from the exons gttCATTGGAGAAAGATGATTTGGGCACACGACTTCGTAAGCTGTCTGGCAGTGTGGATGAAATTAAGGCAGAAGTTTACGATACTGTCAAAAAGAAGTACATGGAATTTCAGCCAAGTCTTGACAAGACGGTAGAATTGGAAAGTAGGGTTGATGAAATGTCAAATGAACTCAACAATTTAAATGATCAAATCCAG AATGAGATCAAGGTGGATTTGGACATGTCAACAAGTGATTTACAAGATATAACTGCCAGCCATTCGAAAACCAAAGCAAAAATACAGGTTCTATATACACTATGCCAG ATACATGAAGGGTTGCAATCATTTAAACATTCGGTATCTTCTCAAGATTACATAAATGCAGCTGATAGTTTGGGAAAACTT AGAAGCAGAGGTTTGACCACATAA
- the LOC140045574 gene encoding protein GUCD1-like isoform X3: MVLQYLNASSFEEDKFASVCKQLGFDTSVWTIDIASIFNEYNIDHLMCTQTLGVDHTYETEAFYQNKSFSYEEKRINTLFKEAASLGMRIKKRSVDIGEIIKHLKAGNVIIILVDSNILEHHDSELTTNSTNEIIRNEGTQNQYQGHFIVVCGYNLDNEFITYRDPGCQGMFHSKFDNFDEARKAHGTDEDILFIYTETRT, translated from the exons ATGGTCTTACA atatttgAATGCAAGTAGTTTTGAAGAGGACAAGTTTGCATCTGTCTGTAAGCAACTTGGCTTTGACACCAG tgtatggACTATAGACATTGCCAGTATTTTCAATGAATATAACATTGATCACCTGATGTGCACACAAACACTGGGTGTTGATCATACCTATGAAACAGAG GCTTTCTACCAAAACAAATCATTCTCATACGAAGAAAAGCGAataaacactttatttaaaGAGGCAGCCAGTCTTGGAATGCGTATAAAGAAGAG ATCTGTTGATATTGGGGAAATTATAAAACATCTCAAAGCTGGTAATGTCATCATAATTTTAGTTGATTCCAACATTTTGGAACATCATGAT TCGGAGTTAACCACAAATTCTACCAATGAGATAATAAGAAATGAAGGAACTCAAAATCAGTATCAAG GACATTTCATAGTTGTTTGTGGTTATAATCTTGACAATGAATTCATTACATATAGAGACCCAGGATGTCAAG GCATGTTTCACAgtaaatttgacaattttgatgAAGCACGAAAGGCACATGGGACTGATGAGGACATTCTATTTATATACACTGAAACAAGAACGTGA
- the LOC140045574 gene encoding protein GUCD1-like isoform X1 codes for MANGSSIKSEKTEGCICHHVPLVLQEKDWDCGIACSKMVLQYLNASSFEEDKFASVCKQLGFDTSVWTIDIASIFNEYNIDHLMCTQTLGVDHTYETEAFYQNKSFSYEEKRINTLFKEAASLGMRIKKRSVDIGEIIKHLKAGNVIIILVDSNILEHHDSELTTNSTNEIIRNEGTQNQYQGHFIVVCGYNLDNEFITYRDPGCQGMFHSKFDNFDEARKAHGTDEDILFIYTETRT; via the exons ATGGCAAACGGAAGTTCAATTAAAAGTGAGAAAACAGAAG GTTGTATATGCCATCATGTACCACTCGTTTTACAAGAGAAAGATTGGGATTGTGGAATTGCATGTAGTAAAATGGTCTTACA atatttgAATGCAAGTAGTTTTGAAGAGGACAAGTTTGCATCTGTCTGTAAGCAACTTGGCTTTGACACCAG tgtatggACTATAGACATTGCCAGTATTTTCAATGAATATAACATTGATCACCTGATGTGCACACAAACACTGGGTGTTGATCATACCTATGAAACAGAG GCTTTCTACCAAAACAAATCATTCTCATACGAAGAAAAGCGAataaacactttatttaaaGAGGCAGCCAGTCTTGGAATGCGTATAAAGAAGAG ATCTGTTGATATTGGGGAAATTATAAAACATCTCAAAGCTGGTAATGTCATCATAATTTTAGTTGATTCCAACATTTTGGAACATCATGAT TCGGAGTTAACCACAAATTCTACCAATGAGATAATAAGAAATGAAGGAACTCAAAATCAGTATCAAG GACATTTCATAGTTGTTTGTGGTTATAATCTTGACAATGAATTCATTACATATAGAGACCCAGGATGTCAAG GCATGTTTCACAgtaaatttgacaattttgatgAAGCACGAAAGGCACATGGGACTGATGAGGACATTCTATTTATATACACTGAAACAAGAACGTGA
- the LOC140045574 gene encoding protein GUCD1-like isoform X2 encodes MANGSSIKSCICHHVPLVLQEKDWDCGIACSKMVLQYLNASSFEEDKFASVCKQLGFDTSVWTIDIASIFNEYNIDHLMCTQTLGVDHTYETEAFYQNKSFSYEEKRINTLFKEAASLGMRIKKRSVDIGEIIKHLKAGNVIIILVDSNILEHHDSELTTNSTNEIIRNEGTQNQYQGHFIVVCGYNLDNEFITYRDPGCQGMFHSKFDNFDEARKAHGTDEDILFIYTETRT; translated from the exons ATGGCAAACGGAAGTTCAATTAAAA GTTGTATATGCCATCATGTACCACTCGTTTTACAAGAGAAAGATTGGGATTGTGGAATTGCATGTAGTAAAATGGTCTTACA atatttgAATGCAAGTAGTTTTGAAGAGGACAAGTTTGCATCTGTCTGTAAGCAACTTGGCTTTGACACCAG tgtatggACTATAGACATTGCCAGTATTTTCAATGAATATAACATTGATCACCTGATGTGCACACAAACACTGGGTGTTGATCATACCTATGAAACAGAG GCTTTCTACCAAAACAAATCATTCTCATACGAAGAAAAGCGAataaacactttatttaaaGAGGCAGCCAGTCTTGGAATGCGTATAAAGAAGAG ATCTGTTGATATTGGGGAAATTATAAAACATCTCAAAGCTGGTAATGTCATCATAATTTTAGTTGATTCCAACATTTTGGAACATCATGAT TCGGAGTTAACCACAAATTCTACCAATGAGATAATAAGAAATGAAGGAACTCAAAATCAGTATCAAG GACATTTCATAGTTGTTTGTGGTTATAATCTTGACAATGAATTCATTACATATAGAGACCCAGGATGTCAAG GCATGTTTCACAgtaaatttgacaattttgatgAAGCACGAAAGGCACATGGGACTGATGAGGACATTCTATTTATATACACTGAAACAAGAACGTGA
- the LOC140045572 gene encoding centromere/kinetochore protein zw10 homolog, giving the protein MWKQIITWKAPQMELHIAHDDHVNNMVISMHKVGILNSKIQSFGKDLLKHVFTPVITNPSVQCAIAGKSKITTIVFKKVNSFDAYVQPQKVYHDILKVLKGLESALLEIKVMFGEEEEQQKSLMYILGMAIWKDLSDVLINNCLVKSIPTTNSQLTGYNSVIRATEDFEKSLETLGFISAGASSLLSYAKDVNIHFANKKCRDIIVEARNLMKQDLHNTVVVGLNDDDDDVEKKQETEKEKVVNGDEKRTNYVSSGTFKFPRCKISITTQQIVNLAYDTLLEATKSSQQCAIQLFQTTRSMFDLYCAVIPTYHKDSLAKFPQLSALHYNNCMYIAHHLLTLGHQYRSQLPPPLCQGSATFVDGIPQFRHLATDCFMEQMRTQRNQLIEYLSGAGYMNQVSSGENYKTAERAFKQVLHQLNHLHAVWSDVLPPSVFTKAIGTLVNTVFQHVIDKLVSLEDISTNDANQLHALMTMLIEGTPETLQPKNNQVLVATVVPHWATFEELMFILEASLQGIVDRWVDGKGPLAVVFQPNEVKSLIRALFKNTDRRANALTKIRL; this is encoded by the exons ATGtggaaacaaattataacatggAAAGCACCTCAAATGGAGCTTCATATAG cTCATGATGACCATGTAAACAACATGGTAATTTCAATGCATAAAGTTGGCATTCTGAACAGTAAAATACAATCATTTGGAAAGGATCTATTAAAACATGTGTTCACACCAGTCATTACAAACCCATCTGTGCAGTGTGCCATTGCTGGAAAGTCAAAG ATTACTACAATAGTTTTTAAGAAAGTCAATTCATTTGATGCGTATGTACAACCACAGAAAGTCTACCATGACATTTTAAAGGTGCTTAAAGGTCTGGAAAGTGCTTTGTTAGAAATTAAAGTAATGTTTGGAGAAGAAGAGGAACAACAAAAGTCTCTTATGTATATATTAG GTATGGCTATATGGAAAGACTTGTCAGATGTATTGATAAATAATTGTCTTGTGAAATCTATTCCAACAACAAATTCACAg CTGACTGGATACAACTCTGTGATTAGAGCAACAGAAGATTTTGAGAAATCATTAGAAACACTTG GATTTATTTCTGCTGGTGCATCATCCTTATTATCGTATGCTAAAGATGTAAATATTCATTTTGCCAACAAAAAA TGTCGGGATATCATTGTTGAAGCAAGGAATCTAATGAAACAGGATCTACATAATACTGTTGTAGTCGGacttaatgatgatgatgatgatgtggaAAAGAAACAAGAAACAGAGAAAGAAAAG GTGGTTAATGGAGATGAAAAAAGGACCAATTATGTATCTAGTGGGACATTTAAATTCCCACGATGCAAGATCTCCATAACaacacaacaaattgtgaacTTGGCTTATGACACATTATTGGAGGCAACTAAAAGCTCCCAACAATG TGCAATCCAGCTTTTCCAAACAACTCGCAGCATGTTTGATCTTTACTGCGCCGTCATCCCAACCTACCATAAAGACAGTTTAGCCAAGTTTCCACAGCTCTCAGCTCTTCATTACAACAACTGTATGTACATAGCTCATCACTTGCTAACACTAGGACACCAGTATCGCAGTCAACTTCCTCCTCCACTGTGTCAAGGGTCAGCCACATTCGTTGATGGAATCCCACAATTCAGACACCTTGCTACAGATTGCTTTATGGAACAAATG CGTACTCAAAGAAACCAATTAATTGAATATCTGAGTGGTGCTGGTTACATGAATCAAGTATCTAGTGGAGAAAATTATAAAACAGCTGAAAGGGcatttaaacag GTGTTACATCAATTAAATCATTTGCATGCTGTGTGGTCAGATGTTTTACCACCCAGTGTGTTCACTAAGGCTATAGGGACACTCGTTAATACAGTGTTTCAACACGTCATTGACAAGCTAGTAAGCTTAGAG GATATATCAACCAATGATGCAAACCAACTGCATGCCTTGATGACAATGCTAATAGAAGGAACGCCAGAAACATTACAGCCAAAGAACAACCAg GTCTTGGTAGCAACAGTTGTACCTCATTGGGCCACATTTGAAGAACTCATGTTTATCCTGGAGGCAAGTCTTCAGGGAATAGTTGACCGATGGGTGGATGGAAAG GGCCCATTAGCAGTGGTGTTCCAACCAAACGAAGTAAAAAGCTTAATAAGAGCACTATTCAAGAATACAGATAGAAGAGCTAATGCATTAACTAAGATAAGACTTTGA